The following coding sequences are from one Prochlorococcus sp. MIT 1314 window:
- a CDS encoding 7-carboxy-7-deazaguanine synthase QueE, whose product MTNFLPLVEQFHSLQGEGYHAGKSAFFVRLAGCKVGCSWCDTKNSWDEKKHPSISIEKIIDRIKIAREKGASFCVITGGEPLQHNLDNFCKAIKKLTMGEEQNPMKIHIETSGVNTISGSYDWITLSPKRHSPPKNYFLKNCNEIKIIINEIEDIEFAMQIKKETLKQYQLSKSEDGLKKEDKIFYLQPAWNNANGFSLAIDFVKNNPDWKLSLQTHKYLKIN is encoded by the coding sequence ATGACAAATTTTTTACCCTTAGTCGAACAATTTCATTCATTACAAGGTGAAGGATATCACGCTGGAAAAAGTGCTTTTTTTGTAAGATTAGCCGGATGTAAAGTTGGATGTTCGTGGTGCGACACCAAGAATTCATGGGACGAGAAAAAACACCCTTCTATATCAATTGAAAAAATAATAGATCGCATAAAAATTGCCAGAGAAAAAGGAGCATCTTTTTGCGTTATTACAGGTGGAGAACCTTTACAACATAACTTGGATAATTTTTGCAAAGCCATTAAAAAATTGACGATGGGAGAAGAACAAAATCCAATGAAGATTCATATTGAGACAAGTGGAGTTAATACGATATCAGGAAGCTATGACTGGATTACTTTATCTCCTAAAAGACACTCACCTCCAAAAAATTATTTTTTAAAAAACTGTAATGAAATCAAAATAATCATAAATGAAATAGAAGATATTGAATTTGCTATGCAAATAAAAAAAGAAACTTTAAAACAATATCAACTCTCTAAAAGCGAAGATGGCTTAAAAAAAGAAGATAAAATTTTTTATTTACAGCCAGCATGGAACAATGCGAATGGTTTTTCTCTTGCTATCGATTTCGTAAAAAATAACCCAGATTGGAAATTGAGCCTTCAAACTCACAAATACTTAAAAATTAATTGA
- the queC gene encoding 7-cyano-7-deazaguanine synthase QueC yields the protein MTLKNKSIVVLLSGGLDSSTVTSIAKKSEAKIFGLSFDYGQRHKKELNSASIIAKHFDIEEFKIIKLDLSLWGGSSLTDTQKNIPIQGVQTNKIPNTYVPGRNTIFISVALSYAEAIDADFIGLGVNALDYSGYPDCRPDYIKKFQELADLANKRGRENNPIKLWTPLLNLNKEEIIKLAFDNHVPLDKTWSCYSGNSKPCGKCDSCRIRNAAYEKWLNNNNKK from the coding sequence ATGACTCTTAAAAATAAATCGATCGTAGTTTTATTATCTGGAGGTTTAGATTCTTCTACAGTTACTAGTATCGCAAAAAAATCAGAAGCTAAAATTTTTGGCCTTTCATTTGACTACGGTCAACGTCATAAAAAAGAATTAAATTCTGCATCGATAATTGCAAAACACTTTGATATCGAAGAATTTAAAATCATTAAGCTTGACTTATCTTTATGGGGAGGCTCGTCATTAACTGATACTCAAAAAAATATTCCGATACAAGGAGTACAAACTAATAAAATTCCTAATACTTATGTTCCTGGGAGAAATACTATATTTATTTCCGTTGCACTAAGTTATGCCGAAGCAATAGATGCTGATTTTATAGGATTAGGAGTTAATGCACTAGATTATTCTGGTTATCCAGATTGCAGACCTGACTACATAAAAAAATTTCAAGAATTAGCAGATTTAGCCAATAAAAGAGGAAGAGAAAATAATCCAATAAAACTTTGGACACCACTATTAAATTTAAATAAAGAGGAAATTATTAAATTAGCTTTTGATAATCATGTCCCTCTAGATAAAACATGGAGTTGTTATTCGGGTAATTCAAAACCATGCGGTAAGTGTGATAGCTGCAGAATTAGAAATGCTGCTTATGAAAAATGGCTTAATAACAATAATAAAAAATGA
- a CDS encoding anthranilate synthase component I family protein yields MKIKKIILEKWMDPALITHHLTKKFGDKGLAWLDSDGKENGEWSIIGIKPKKIIQSRDINNLDKTNNPFNNLKNIKKGFWIGWLSYEAGVYIEPKNPWRKSNMATLWIASYDPIIKCNLIKKEIIIEGTNSSELMNYKNIINNIKNIEEENIIKTNLNFDFSKINLDEMAEKFQKNILKLKKLISLGDIFQANLTTKCEIESSKNYNPLDIYLKIRRKLKAPFGGIIINNDHYKEAVLSTSPERFIKIDNKNFVESRPIKGTRSRDKDLNQDALNAIDLITNEKDRAENIMIVDLIRNDLSKVCETGSIMVPEILKLESFLKVHHLTSVIRGKLKKDKNWIDLLKACWPGGSITGAPKLRSCQRLFELEECERGPYCGSFLKLDWNGEFDSNILIRSFLIKDKKINIYAGCGIVIDSNPEEETNELKWKLLPLIDSLK; encoded by the coding sequence ATGAAAATAAAAAAAATAATTCTAGAAAAATGGATGGATCCAGCACTGATTACACATCATCTAACAAAAAAATTCGGAGATAAAGGATTAGCTTGGCTAGACAGTGATGGCAAAGAAAATGGGGAATGGTCAATAATAGGAATTAAACCTAAAAAAATAATCCAATCAAGAGATATCAATAACTTAGACAAAACTAATAATCCATTTAACAATTTAAAAAATATTAAAAAAGGATTTTGGATCGGATGGTTAAGTTATGAAGCTGGAGTTTACATAGAGCCCAAAAACCCATGGCGAAAATCTAATATGGCAACTTTATGGATTGCATCATATGATCCAATCATTAAATGTAATCTAATAAAAAAAGAAATAATTATCGAAGGCACAAACTCATCTGAACTGATGAATTATAAAAACATAATCAACAATATAAAAAATATTGAAGAAGAAAATATTATTAAAACAAATTTGAATTTTGATTTTTCAAAAATAAATTTGGACGAAATGGCTGAAAAATTTCAGAAAAATATTCTAAAATTGAAAAAATTAATTTCCCTAGGGGATATATTTCAAGCAAACCTAACAACTAAATGCGAAATTGAATCTTCCAAAAACTATAATCCTCTAGATATTTATTTGAAAATAAGAAGGAAATTAAAAGCTCCCTTTGGAGGAATAATAATAAATAATGATCATTATAAAGAGGCTGTATTATCTACATCGCCAGAAAGATTTATAAAAATAGATAATAAAAATTTTGTAGAATCAAGACCTATCAAAGGAACTAGATCCAGAGATAAGGATTTAAATCAAGACGCACTTAATGCTATCGATTTAATAACGAACGAAAAAGATAGAGCCGAAAATATTATGATTGTTGACCTAATAAGAAATGATTTAAGTAAAGTTTGCGAAACAGGAAGTATTATGGTCCCAGAAATATTAAAACTTGAAAGTTTCTTAAAAGTTCATCATCTAACTTCAGTAATCAGAGGCAAATTAAAAAAAGACAAGAACTGGATTGATTTACTAAAAGCTTGTTGGCCTGGGGGCTCTATAACTGGAGCACCTAAATTAAGATCATGCCAGAGACTTTTTGAACTAGAAGAATGTGAACGCGGACCATACTGTGGCTCATTTTTGAAGCTTGACTGGAATGGAGAGTTTGACAGCAATATACTAATAAGATCATTTTTAATTAAAGACAAAAAAATCAATATATATGCTGGTTGCGGAATAGTTATTGACTCAAACCCTGAAGAGGAAACTAATGAACTAAAGTGGAAACTTTTACCATTAATTGATTCACTAAAATGA